A window from Pseudomonas moraviensis encodes these proteins:
- the pstB gene encoding phosphate ABC transporter ATP-binding protein PstB, producing MDCKLDKIFYGNFMAVRDSHVPIEKNKITGFIGPSGCGKSTVLRSLNRMNDLVKGFRFEGHVHFLGQDVYGKGVDPVVVRRYIGMVFQQPNPFSMSIFDNVAFGLRLNRYKGDIGDRVKHALQGAALWDEVKDKLKVSGLSLSGGQQQRLCIARAIATEPEVLLLDEPCSALDPIATRRVEELMVELKKDYTIALVTHNMQQAIRVADTTAFFSVDISQGTRTGYLVEMGPTAQIFDNPREQMTGDYISGKFS from the coding sequence ATGGACTGCAAACTGGACAAGATTTTCTACGGGAATTTCATGGCGGTACGTGACAGTCACGTGCCGATCGAGAAAAACAAGATCACTGGATTCATCGGGCCCTCAGGCTGCGGCAAGAGCACCGTGCTGCGTAGCCTCAACCGGATGAACGACTTGGTGAAGGGGTTTCGTTTCGAGGGTCATGTGCATTTCCTCGGACAGGACGTCTACGGCAAGGGTGTCGACCCGGTGGTCGTGCGCCGCTACATCGGCATGGTGTTTCAACAGCCAAACCCGTTTTCGATGAGCATCTTCGACAACGTTGCGTTTGGTCTGCGCCTCAATCGCTACAAGGGCGATATCGGCGATCGCGTCAAGCATGCGCTGCAAGGCGCCGCGCTGTGGGATGAAGTCAAGGACAAGCTCAAGGTCAGCGGCCTGTCGCTCTCCGGTGGCCAGCAGCAACGCCTGTGTATCGCCCGGGCAATCGCCACCGAGCCGGAAGTCCTGCTGCTGGATGAGCCTTGTTCGGCACTCGACCCGATCGCTACCCGACGGGTCGAAGAATTGATGGTCGAGTTGAAGAAGGACTACACCATCGCACTGGTCACTCACAACATGCAGCAAGCCATCCGTGTCGCTGACACGACGGCGTTTTTCTCGGTGGATATTTCCCAGGGCACGCGCACGGGCTATCTGGTCGAGATGGGCCCGACGGCGCAGATCTTCGACAATCCGCGGGAACAGATGACCGGCGATTACATCAGCGGCAAGTTCAGCTAA
- the pstA gene encoding phosphate ABC transporter permease PstA, giving the protein MTDLTAATDLTAPTGALPSLQRRFEGRALRSLILTTLVWAGALLASVPLISVLYMLITRGGARLNLEVFTELPPTGFEMGGGFGNAMAGTFVMVGIAAAIAVPVGIMAAIFLAELGPDSKLGNAARFAAKMLTGLPSILAGVFAYALVVMTTGTYSAPAGGVALAVLMLPIVVLTAEESMRMVPKIMKDAAYGMGCTRSQVIWKIILPTGMPAILTGVMLAVARAAGETAPLLFTALFSNYWIYHQGNLDVMNPTASLAVLIYNFSGMPFDNQLELAWAASLVLVMIVLFVNIISRIFGKPKY; this is encoded by the coding sequence ATGACTGATCTGACCGCAGCAACAGATTTGACGGCACCAACAGGCGCCCTGCCCAGCTTACAACGCAGGTTCGAAGGCCGCGCGCTGCGCAGCCTGATCCTGACCACCCTGGTCTGGGCAGGTGCTCTGCTGGCCAGCGTGCCGCTGATTTCCGTGCTCTACATGCTGATCACTCGTGGTGGCGCGCGCCTGAACCTGGAAGTCTTCACCGAACTGCCACCGACTGGCTTCGAGATGGGCGGCGGTTTTGGCAACGCGATGGCAGGTACCTTTGTAATGGTCGGTATCGCGGCAGCGATCGCGGTGCCGGTCGGGATCATGGCGGCGATCTTCCTGGCTGAGCTGGGGCCGGACAGCAAACTGGGCAACGCCGCGCGTTTCGCCGCCAAAATGCTCACGGGCCTGCCGTCGATCCTGGCAGGGGTGTTCGCCTATGCCCTGGTGGTGATGACAACCGGCACGTACTCGGCACCGGCCGGTGGCGTGGCACTGGCGGTCCTGATGCTGCCGATCGTCGTGCTGACCGCGGAAGAATCGATGCGGATGGTGCCCAAGATCATGAAGGATGCCGCTTATGGCATGGGCTGCACTCGCTCGCAGGTGATCTGGAAAATCATCTTGCCGACCGGCATGCCGGCGATCCTGACTGGCGTGATGCTCGCCGTGGCGCGTGCCGCAGGCGAGACGGCACCGCTGTTGTTTACCGCGCTGTTCAGCAATTACTGGATCTACCACCAAGGCAATCTCGACGTCATGAACCCGACTGCCTCGCTGGCGGTGCTGATCTACAACTTCTCCGGCATGCCTTTCGATAACCAGCTCGAGCTCGCATGGGCGGCCTCGTTGGTGCTGGTGATGATCGTGCTGTTCGTGAACATCATCAGCCGTATTTTCGGCAAGCCCAAGTATTAA